The following are encoded together in the Synergistaceae bacterium genome:
- a CDS encoding FAD-dependent oxidoreductase, with protein sequence MRKFLLALFISALAASPVLADNLRDDYDIIIAGAGTGGICAGIQASKMGASVLIVEPTNLLGGQMTAAGVSTMDDLSGQASGLYAEFITRAEEYYTSRGKSIGTCYWEKSNKAIEPHVAMKILSLMAGGEDEPDIIYKSQIIGVLTEKIISISGENLNETLCVRGVIIQTPEGRKNISCKILIDASEYGDVLAMSGAEFRAGPAMIQDITWTAIIRKYPGGIPANLKPLNPLPGYDSAKWNYENYVSKDAAGFEGVYPVKPPVNFITHNAYRGLPDSFLPGNYDAEQPELITKTCVNWANDYPGQYKWRGQYGLPVEYLTDLNLRKRVERDALIKTLHFIYYIQNELGENWSVDDNEYNELPECAKDLPLEWQEIARHLPPVPYVRESRRIIGVHTLTSEELYRNSLSYHGDNGNNEFNDAIAIGRYDLDLHLADSDSDMDLDEKREFITSHKPVGNFQIPLSILIPAKVDGLIAAEKNLSMSRLVSGALRVQPITMMTGQAAGVLAALAVSQKIQPREVKAIQVQRELLKSGVKLSLCNYSDVPENDKRFANIQIVSLYDLMQPKDINIFGAEDIISAEEFAKIAEKINALAGRKINIQNFTGITRGEAAEIIASLLDTL encoded by the coding sequence ATGCGAAAATTTTTACTTGCTTTATTTATTAGTGCGTTGGCAGCGAGTCCCGTTTTAGCTGATAATTTGCGTGATGACTACGATATTATAATCGCAGGAGCAGGAACGGGCGGAATTTGTGCAGGTATTCAGGCTTCAAAAATGGGAGCAAGTGTCTTAATTGTCGAACCTACTAATTTATTAGGCGGACAAATGACTGCGGCCGGAGTCTCTACTATGGACGATCTAAGCGGCCAAGCAAGCGGCTTATATGCAGAATTTATCACGCGGGCTGAAGAATATTACACAAGCCGGGGCAAATCAATCGGGACATGTTACTGGGAGAAAAGCAATAAAGCTATTGAGCCTCATGTTGCAATGAAAATTTTATCACTCATGGCCGGCGGAGAAGACGAACCCGATATAATTTATAAATCGCAGATTATAGGCGTATTGACAGAAAAAATTATATCTATATCGGGCGAAAATTTGAACGAGACTTTATGCGTAAGAGGCGTAATTATTCAGACACCTGAAGGCAGGAAAAATATATCATGCAAAATTTTAATTGACGCTAGCGAATACGGCGATGTTCTAGCAATGTCCGGCGCAGAATTCAGAGCAGGCCCCGCAATGATTCAAGATATAACGTGGACGGCAATAATCCGCAAATATCCCGGAGGAATCCCCGCAAATTTAAAGCCTTTGAATCCTTTGCCCGGTTATGATTCAGCAAAATGGAACTATGAGAATTATGTTTCTAAGGATGCAGCAGGCTTTGAAGGAGTCTACCCAGTTAAACCGCCTGTAAATTTCATAACTCATAATGCATATAGAGGACTCCCGGACTCATTTTTGCCCGGAAATTATGACGCAGAACAGCCGGAACTCATTACAAAAACTTGCGTGAACTGGGCTAATGATTACCCCGGACAATATAAATGGCGCGGACAATACGGACTCCCAGTCGAATATTTAACGGACTTGAATTTGAGAAAACGAGTCGAACGCGACGCATTAATAAAGACTCTACATTTTATATATTATATTCAGAATGAACTCGGCGAAAACTGGTCAGTCGATGACAACGAATATAACGAGCTCCCAGAATGTGCTAAAGATTTGCCCTTAGAATGGCAGGAAATAGCCCGGCATTTACCCCCCGTCCCATATGTTCGAGAATCACGGCGCATTATAGGTGTTCATACTCTTACATCTGAAGAATTATATCGAAACTCTTTGAGTTATCACGGCGACAACGGCAATAATGAATTTAATGACGCTATAGCAATCGGGCGATATGATTTAGATCTGCACTTGGCCGACTCTGATTCAGATATGGATTTAGACGAGAAGCGCGAATTTATAACGAGTCATAAACCGGTCGGAAATTTCCAGATCCCATTAAGTATATTAATTCCCGCTAAAGTTGACGGACTAATCGCAGCAGAAAAAAATTTATCAATGTCAAGACTCGTATCAGGAGCGTTAAGAGTTCAGCCTATAACAATGATGACAGGACAGGCCGCCGGAGTCCTCGCAGCACTCGCAGTGAGTCAAAAAATTCAGCCCCGTGAAGTAAAAGCTATACAAGTACAGCGCGAATTATTGAAATCAGGCGTAAAATTATCACTCTGTAATTATTCAGACGTTCCGGAAAATGATAAAAGATTTGCTAATATTCAAATAGTGAGCCTTTATGACTTAATGCAGCCTAAAGATATAAATATTTTCGGAGCTGAAGATATAATCAGTGCTGAAGAGTTCGCGAAAATTGCCGAGAAAATAAACGCCCTCGCCGGCCGTAAAATCAATATTCAGAATTTCACCGGCATAACGAGGGGAGAGGCAGCAGAAATTATAGCAAGTTTGCTGGACACTTTATGA
- a CDS encoding threonine ammonia-lyase, whose amino-acid sequence MLTLDKVYHAAYILRECARKTDLIAAPKISENLYLKTENLQVTGSFKLRGAYYKISQLSDEEKSRGIVACSAGNHAQGVAMSAARKGITSTICMPDSAPVMKVDSTKKLGANVELVKGTYDDAHDRAVQLVNETGATFIHPYDDDFVIAGQATIGLEILDQLEDVGAVIVPIGGGGLISGVAFAIKSLKTDVKIYGVQAAGAPSMYNSFRAHNREILESVSTFADGIAVKSPGENTFNIISNYVDDIVCVSEDEIAAAILELIEKQKLIAEGAGAVSVAAEMFHKLPVEGKKTVCVISGGNIDVNILSRVITRGMMMTGRNINLTIQLIDKPGQLQDVSRIIAECGANVVSVYYDHGDTNMAITSCFLKLALETLNNEQINAIKERLTREGFKIVTERV is encoded by the coding sequence TTGCTAACACTCGATAAAGTTTATCACGCGGCTTATATATTACGTGAATGCGCAAGAAAGACGGATTTAATAGCAGCTCCCAAAATCAGCGAAAATCTTTATCTCAAGACTGAAAATTTGCAGGTAACTGGGAGCTTCAAGTTACGAGGCGCGTATTATAAAATCTCTCAATTATCGGACGAGGAGAAATCACGCGGAATAGTTGCATGTTCAGCAGGGAATCACGCTCAGGGAGTGGCAATGTCAGCAGCCCGCAAAGGTATAACTTCAACAATTTGTATGCCGGACAGCGCGCCAGTCATGAAAGTAGACAGCACAAAGAAACTCGGTGCAAATGTAGAACTCGTTAAAGGCACTTACGACGATGCACACGACAGGGCCGTCCAGCTTGTAAACGAGACCGGAGCGACTTTCATACACCCATATGACGACGATTTTGTTATAGCAGGTCAGGCAACTATAGGGCTTGAAATTCTTGACCAGTTAGAAGACGTTGGGGCCGTAATAGTTCCCATAGGAGGCGGCGGGCTGATTTCAGGCGTGGCGTTTGCTATTAAATCACTCAAAACTGATGTAAAAATTTATGGAGTCCAGGCAGCAGGCGCACCCAGTATGTATAATTCATTCAGGGCACATAACCGCGAAATACTAGAAAGTGTATCTACATTTGCCGACGGTATAGCAGTAAAGAGTCCCGGCGAAAACACTTTTAATATAATCTCGAATTATGTAGATGATATTGTCTGCGTATCAGAAGACGAAATCGCGGCGGCCATTCTTGAATTAATCGAGAAGCAGAAATTAATCGCAGAAGGTGCCGGGGCTGTCAGTGTAGCTGCTGAAATGTTCCATAAATTACCCGTTGAAGGCAAGAAAACTGTCTGTGTAATATCGGGCGGAAATATTGACGTAAATATTTTATCGCGAGTCATAACGCGCGGCATGATGATGACAGGACGAAATATAAATCTCACCATTCAATTAATCGACAAGCCAGGGCAGTTGCAGGACGTATCAAGAATTATTGCCGAGTGCGGCGCAAATGTCGTATCAGTCTATTATGATCACGGAGATACTAACATGGCAATAACTAGCTGTTTTCTTAAATTGGCACTTGAGACTTTGAATAACGAACAGATTAACGCAATCAAAGAAAGACTCACACGTGAAGGCTTCAAAATTGTAACAGAAAGGGTGTAG
- a CDS encoding BACON domain-containing protein produces MTDSRLINSDLTPYLTGKITEKLDLADIEGAISVIESLTSRDMIFFSDADKNIPEENSGLFYESLINAHKNGVILAAVYPDSADIDAIETLLSEYHNNCLSEPVVDAKDPHFEIIAAALRYLPDGMPHTFVYVDDSDTNYGEMLDFQELSDDLLIKSPDIYSNDISISGDHTGDDSDNITPLTPEEIEADLHISRVENLFIWANSLDSEIQSAADDMRTLTAKLKTAANTTEDIQKLVTGLTTTKADNVSWSFADYYNKFGKNNNNFKVFADKCDFDNERLLNKYWSGFKISRNTFSQYRAISFHSFKNHCDYFLIMSRANTQPQSLVIAADEGTYTRKEIPGSGAYNYAVILGATSGLFTSIERVYKFGDHVYYMPDQTVNKNKSYTDTKGWSLTGGVSFKGGTQNNALAADATSSFSASVSHTSATTWQGQDYEVIPKPNGSWLARWLLDVDYPGFADGGWIISTAAKSSVTLRTESIWASTSRNFMIKGRALWYEGFAWCHDSWILGYPKYWCAVTHSGNFVNITLPRPPRIALTDNSTDGGKEGKLYSTKLYTDENWTAKADVNWIELESTSGGQVAGVDFYYTVTPNNTGKTRTGYITIQAGKDKAVLKFVQSAY; encoded by the coding sequence TTGACGGACTCACGCTTAATTAATAGCGACTTGACTCCATATTTAACCGGCAAAATTACAGAAAAACTTGACTTGGCAGACATAGAAGGCGCAATTTCTGTAATTGAGTCACTAACTTCAAGAGATATGATTTTCTTCAGTGATGCCGATAAAAATATTCCCGAAGAGAACAGCGGATTATTTTATGAAAGTCTCATCAATGCCCATAAAAACGGGGTAATTCTCGCAGCTGTTTATCCCGACTCAGCAGACATTGACGCTATAGAAACACTTTTGAGCGAATATCATAATAACTGCTTATCAGAGCCGGTAGTTGACGCTAAAGACCCTCATTTTGAGATTATAGCCGCAGCATTAAGATATTTACCCGATGGAATGCCTCACACTTTTGTATATGTAGATGACAGTGATACAAATTACGGTGAAATGCTAGACTTTCAAGAATTAAGCGACGACTTATTAATAAAATCTCCTGACATTTACAGCAATGATATATCTATCAGCGGAGATCACACAGGGGACGACTCCGACAATATTACACCGTTGACTCCTGAAGAAATAGAGGCCGATTTACATATTTCAAGAGTAGAAAATTTATTTATATGGGCGAATAGTTTAGACTCTGAAATTCAAAGCGCGGCCGATGATATGAGAACTTTGACGGCAAAATTAAAGACTGCTGCGAACACTACAGAAGACATTCAAAAACTTGTAACAGGATTAACTACTACTAAGGCCGATAATGTTTCATGGTCATTTGCTGATTATTATAACAAGTTCGGCAAGAATAATAATAATTTTAAGGTTTTTGCTGATAAATGCGACTTTGATAATGAGAGATTACTCAATAAATATTGGAGCGGGTTCAAGATAAGCCGGAATACTTTTTCACAATATAGGGCGATAAGTTTTCACTCATTCAAGAATCACTGTGATTATTTCTTGATAATGAGCCGAGCTAATACCCAGCCTCAAAGCCTCGTTATAGCAGCAGATGAAGGTACATATACTCGCAAAGAAATCCCCGGGTCAGGAGCTTATAATTACGCTGTGATTCTCGGAGCAACGAGCGGACTATTTACCAGCATTGAACGTGTTTATAAATTCGGGGATCATGTATATTATATGCCTGATCAGACAGTAAATAAAAATAAGAGCTATACTGACACTAAGGGCTGGAGTCTCACCGGCGGGGTATCGTTCAAAGGCGGAACACAAAATAATGCACTTGCTGCGGATGCAACTAGTTCATTTTCTGCATCAGTGAGTCATACAAGCGCAACGACATGGCAGGGACAAGACTATGAAGTAATACCCAAGCCGAACGGCAGCTGGCTTGCTAGATGGCTGCTAGATGTTGATTATCCGGGGTTTGCTGACGGCGGATGGATAATTTCAACGGCTGCAAAATCTTCTGTAACTTTGAGGACTGAGTCAATTTGGGCTTCAACATCTCGAAATTTCATGATTAAGGGGCGCGCTCTTTGGTATGAAGGTTTCGCATGGTGTCATGACAGCTGGATATTAGGTTATCCTAAATATTGGTGCGCAGTAACTCATTCGGGCAACTTTGTAAATATAACTCTTCCCAGACCTCCGAGAATCGCACTTACTGATAATTCAACCGATGGCGGCAAAGAAGGCAAATTATACTCGACGAAACTATACACTGATGAGAACTGGACGGCAAAAGCTGATGTAAACTGGATAGAACTTGAATCAACTTCAGGCGGCCAAGTTGCGGGAGTAGATTTTTACTACACAGTAACGCCGAATAATACGGGCAAAACAAGAACAGGATATATCACGATTCAAGCAGGCAAGGACAAGGCAGTGCTTAAATTTGTACAGTCAGCATATTAA
- a CDS encoding DEAD/DEAH box helicase: MIKELRDYQVRAIRETYKWLAANKGNPCVVAPTGSGKAYIIAGFCEDILKRDPNRKILVLSHVKELLVQDAEKITLAWPEAPVGIYSAGLGSKQTNIITVAGIQSIWKKANELGHIDMIIVDEAHTIQNEDSGMYRTLISDLKKINPSMRIIGLTATPYRLGQGLLTEGDEAIFDALIEPVTISELVKRGFLAKLTSTFTDLQMNVDGVKKVQGDFEKRELESRVNSENINSKVVEETIRRAGDRTAWLIFCVSISHAEAMRDEFISHGVNAAAITSKTSNEERAKIFADFKAGKIKAVTNVGVATTGFDYPDIDVIVMARPTLSPGLYAQMSGRGMRVKSKGHHQDCIVLDFAGNIIRHGPVTKIIPPRRMVNKAKKFTSENIGELFKICPKCHKAALKRARECPHCKYQFKELSELNTTENIMEIDESFNDENERKPALERMNVKSWYWKVIYSKKESIPMLRVDFYSQDLMQGPKQLFLRLMHDDVQKNKSYRNLKSLLQGVRVPPLEELNSARALHYLADTINEHYSPPSYIEYKQDGKFIIINNWGWED, translated from the coding sequence TTGATCAAAGAATTACGAGATTATCAAGTCCGTGCTATTCGAGAAACTTATAAATGGCTGGCAGCAAATAAAGGCAATCCCTGTGTAGTTGCTCCGACTGGATCGGGGAAGGCTTATATAATCGCAGGTTTCTGTGAAGACATATTAAAGCGCGACCCTAACAGGAAAATTTTAGTGTTATCTCACGTCAAAGAATTACTTGTACAGGACGCAGAAAAAATTACACTCGCTTGGCCTGAAGCACCGGTCGGAATCTACAGCGCAGGACTCGGCAGTAAACAGACAAATATTATTACAGTCGCGGGGATTCAATCAATCTGGAAAAAAGCAAATGAACTCGGACATATCGATATGATAATTGTAGACGAGGCTCATACGATTCAAAACGAGGACTCCGGCATGTATAGGACTCTAATTTCTGACCTCAAAAAAATAAATCCTTCAATGCGTATAATCGGACTCACTGCTACACCGTATAGACTCGGGCAGGGGTTATTAACTGAAGGCGACGAGGCAATTTTTGACGCTTTAATTGAACCTGTTACTATTTCCGAACTCGTGAAGCGGGGATTTCTGGCAAAATTGACTTCAACATTTACGGACCTGCAAATGAACGTAGACGGAGTCAAAAAAGTTCAGGGAGATTTTGAGAAGCGCGAACTTGAGAGTCGAGTCAACAGCGAGAATATTAATTCAAAAGTTGTAGAAGAGACAATCAGGCGTGCGGGAGATCGTACGGCGTGGCTGATTTTCTGCGTAAGTATCTCACATGCCGAGGCAATGCGCGACGAATTTATTTCACACGGAGTCAACGCGGCGGCAATCACTAGCAAGACTTCAAATGAAGAGAGAGCTAAAATTTTTGCTGACTTCAAAGCGGGCAAAATCAAAGCAGTTACAAATGTCGGAGTCGCTACTACAGGATTTGATTATCCTGATATTGACGTTATAGTAATGGCACGGCCGACTCTTTCACCGGGATTATATGCTCAAATGAGCGGGCGGGGCATGAGAGTCAAAAGCAAGGGCCATCATCAAGACTGCATTGTTTTAGATTTCGCGGGTAATATAATACGTCATGGGCCGGTTACGAAAATTATTCCACCTCGCAGAATGGTAAACAAAGCAAAAAAATTTACAAGTGAGAATATAGGCGAACTCTTTAAAATCTGCCCGAAATGTCATAAAGCAGCGTTAAAACGAGCACGGGAATGTCCGCACTGTAAATATCAATTTAAGGAATTGAGCGAGCTTAACACGACCGAAAATATTATGGAGATTGACGAGTCATTTAATGACGAGAACGAGAGAAAGCCGGCACTTGAAAGAATGAACGTTAAAAGCTGGTACTGGAAAGTTATATACTCGAAAAAAGAAAGTATCCCGATGTTAAGAGTCGATTTTTACAGTCAAGACTTAATGCAGGGGCCGAAACAATTATTTTTGCGTTTAATGCATGATGATGTTCAGAAAAATAAATCATATAGAAATCTCAAGAGTCTTTTACAGGGAGTCAGAGTCCCGCCTTTGGAAGAATTGAACAGTGCCCGGGCTTTGCATTATTTAGCGGACACTATTAACGAACATTATTCGCCGCCTTCTTATATCGAGTATAAACAGGACGGAAAATTTATAATTATTAATAACTGGGGCTGGGAAGATTAA
- a CDS encoding STAS domain-containing protein: MLINKEAKGDELIIAIDGRLDTTTAPQLEAEINSGLEGVKTLTMDMSKLVYISSAGLRVLLKAQKIMNKQGKMTVINVNQEIKEIFEVTGFDELLTIE; this comes from the coding sequence ATGTTAATCAACAAAGAAGCAAAGGGCGACGAACTTATAATCGCAATCGACGGAAGACTCGACACAACAACAGCACCCCAGCTCGAGGCAGAAATTAATTCAGGTCTTGAAGGAGTTAAAACGCTCACAATGGACATGTCAAAACTTGTTTATATTTCTTCAGCGGGACTCAGAGTCTTACTCAAGGCACAAAAAATTATGAACAAGCAAGGCAAAATGACAGTAATTAACGTTAATCAGGAAATTAAAGAAATTTTCGAAGTAACAGGCTTTGATGAGTTACTCACTATTGAATAA
- a CDS encoding acyltransferase family protein yields the protein MKRRNTTLDIARGLGIIIVCIYHIVYRPEKGLADMLILCGIWFILPFFFVISGYLYKPHRYSISDYIIHRGKSLLIPTLKYTITLLLLWGLYCVIIHGETLKEWARDIVLTYLRPEFYRLLISPDVNTDGLIYDMISTVWFMWTMIFSAPLFYGFVEFTNKRAANLFIVCAVLIIISTLLHPYRAKFSWSLTLVPVYAAISLCGSFMKTHDLVSKFFAGNYKYILAVIAAVIHVKIFYKFASFWVFSNEIGNSAAGNFAVLIFFLQTFIGGYAYIVLCELINKLGFLEKILAFIGQNSLMFMFTHRIFSTIFADIIGAPIKSWEFWYVPFTAEAFIKSLGGFIFAMIMCSILAFISNKRSAAKL from the coding sequence ATGAAGCGCAGAAACACGACTCTTGACATAGCGCGGGGTCTGGGAATAATCATCGTCTGCATTTATCATATTGTATACAGGCCTGAAAAGGGTTTAGCTGACATGTTAATACTCTGCGGGATCTGGTTTATATTGCCGTTTTTCTTTGTCATATCAGGATATTTATACAAGCCTCATAGATATTCAATAAGTGATTATATAATTCACAGGGGTAAATCTTTATTAATTCCGACTCTGAAATATACGATAACATTATTGCTTTTATGGGGGCTTTACTGCGTAATAATTCACGGAGAAACTCTCAAAGAATGGGCGCGCGATATAGTATTAACTTATTTGAGGCCGGAATTCTACAGATTATTAATTTCTCCGGATGTCAACACCGACGGCCTTATATATGACATGATTTCTACAGTATGGTTTATGTGGACGATGATATTTTCTGCGCCTTTATTTTATGGATTTGTAGAATTCACGAACAAGAGAGCCGCAAATTTATTTATTGTCTGTGCAGTGTTAATAATTATCAGCACTCTTTTACACCCATATAGAGCAAAATTTTCATGGAGTCTGACTCTTGTTCCCGTTTATGCTGCAATTTCTTTGTGCGGTTCATTTATGAAGACTCATGATTTAGTGAGTAAATTTTTTGCTGGTAATTATAAATATATTCTTGCAGTAATCGCGGCAGTTATTCACGTGAAAATATTTTACAAGTTCGCTAGTTTCTGGGTATTCTCGAACGAAATCGGGAATTCAGCAGCCGGAAATTTTGCAGTGTTAATATTTTTCCTGCAGACATTTATCGGCGGTTATGCTTATATAGTGCTGTGTGAATTAATAAATAAACTCGGCTTTCTTGAAAAAATTTTAGCTTTTATCGGGCAAAACTCGTTAATGTTCATGTTCACACATAGAATTTTCTCGACAATTTTCGCTGACATAATCGGAGCACCCATAAAAAGCTGGGAATTCTGGTACGTGCCATTCACAGCTGAAGCATTTATAAAGAGTCTCGGCGGCTTTATTTTCGCAATGATAATGTGTTCGATTTTAGCTTTTATCAGCAATAAAAGGAGTGCGGCCAAGTTATAG
- a CDS encoding SpoIIE family protein phosphatase, protein MKLRFRRNIAVEIIAGVVIVLAALTLIISIIGYYEFTGAIQDQYADSAYNTARTARAMLSLAFVKSSNYTGTEWQRQYNRVKLEWNRLAVTQDATYIYLFKASGDQYQDVTFLVNVANPKFTKLGAYSPGHSFTQTDPVYLNAFSEIYRDNNLRSEFASYRPETEYQSGNHVTVFVPIYEIREGKGNILGVIGVERRMEDLDSARWSYLYGTLRAAGILLLFVLIIYGLYLNRNLLAPIQKIAKEATRFARKNTLPDESLSANIRTKNEIGQLARTIDSMESDIINYVENLTRVTQEKEQIKAELNVATQIQADMLPKDFPNRKEFELYAAMKPAKEVGGDFYDFFMIDDNHIALVMADVSGKGVPAALFMVIAKTLIKNRALMGGSPSEILGDVNNQLCEGNEADLFVTVWLGILEISTGKITASNAGHEYPAVNNDSANYELVKTKQSPALATMEGIKFRQYEIDLHKGENLYIYTDGVAEATNINEELFGTDRMLEALNQTKNFNASEILTYMKKTVDDFTGEAPQFDDITMLCLRYFGGD, encoded by the coding sequence ATGAAATTGAGATTTAGACGTAATATAGCAGTAGAAATTATTGCAGGTGTCGTGATAGTTCTTGCTGCATTGACTCTAATAATAAGCATAATCGGCTATTATGAATTTACCGGTGCAATACAGGATCAATACGCTGACAGTGCATATAATACGGCTCGGACTGCGCGGGCTATGTTGAGTCTTGCATTTGTCAAGAGCAGCAATTACACCGGGACAGAGTGGCAGCGTCAATATAACCGCGTAAAACTCGAATGGAACAGGCTGGCAGTGACTCAAGACGCTACATATATATATTTATTCAAGGCTTCAGGCGATCAATATCAAGACGTAACTTTTTTAGTGAACGTTGCCAACCCTAAATTTACGAAATTAGGCGCGTATTCTCCCGGACATTCTTTTACTCAGACTGACCCCGTATATTTAAATGCATTCAGTGAGATTTACAGGGATAATAATTTAAGATCAGAATTTGCCAGTTACAGGCCCGAAACTGAATATCAATCAGGAAATCATGTTACAGTCTTTGTGCCTATTTACGAGATTCGAGAGGGCAAGGGCAATATTTTAGGAGTTATAGGCGTTGAGAGGCGCATGGAAGATTTAGACTCTGCTCGGTGGTCATATTTATATGGGACTCTCAGGGCTGCGGGGATTTTATTATTATTCGTGTTAATTATTTACGGGCTTTATTTAAATCGCAACTTGTTAGCACCGATTCAAAAAATTGCGAAAGAAGCTACACGATTTGCAAGAAAGAATACTTTACCCGATGAGTCACTAAGCGCGAATATACGCACAAAAAATGAAATAGGCCAGTTAGCACGGACTATTGACTCAATGGAAAGCGATATAATTAATTATGTCGAGAATTTAACGCGTGTAACTCAAGAAAAAGAACAGATAAAAGCCGAGTTAAACGTCGCTACACAGATACAAGCCGACATGCTGCCTAAAGACTTCCCGAACCGCAAAGAATTTGAATTATACGCCGCAATGAAGCCGGCTAAAGAGGTCGGGGGCGATTTCTATGACTTCTTTATGATTGATGATAATCATATTGCCCTAGTCATGGCCGATGTATCAGGGAAGGGAGTCCCTGCTGCTTTGTTTATGGTAATTGCTAAGACTCTAATCAAGAATCGCGCGTTAATGGGCGGGAGTCCTTCTGAAATTTTAGGCGACGTAAATAATCAATTATGCGAGGGCAATGAGGCGGATTTATTTGTAACTGTCTGGCTTGGAATTCTTGAGATCTCAACGGGCAAAATCACAGCGTCAAACGCAGGCCACGAATACCCGGCAGTAAATAACGACAGCGCAAATTATGAACTCGTCAAGACAAAGCAAAGCCCGGCACTTGCCACTATGGAAGGAATTAAATTCAGGCAGTACGAAATTGATTTACACAAGGGCGAGAATCTTTATATTTACACTGATGGAGTAGCAGAGGCCACTAACATAAATGAAGAGTTATTCGGGACTGATAGAATGTTAGAGGCTTTGAATCAGACAAAAAATTTTAATGCAAGCGAGATTTTAACTTATATGAAGAAAACAGTTGACGATTTCACAGGAGAAGCCCCGCAATTTGATGATATAACTATGCTTTGCCTGCGATACTTTGGAGGTGATTAA
- a CDS encoding ATP-binding protein, which produces MKELEIAADINNLDEVLAFIDADLEENDCPPKTQMQLDVAIEELFVNIAHYSGSERAIIQTEINSEIASITFIDSGVYYDPLAKPDPDVTLSAEERQIGGLGIYLVKKSMDSMNYERRDDKNILTITKRLS; this is translated from the coding sequence ATGAAGGAACTAGAAATAGCAGCCGATATAAATAATCTTGATGAAGTTCTTGCGTTTATAGATGCTGACTTAGAAGAGAATGACTGCCCGCCTAAGACTCAAATGCAGCTCGATGTAGCCATTGAAGAATTATTTGTGAATATAGCTCATTATTCAGGCTCGGAACGCGCAATAATTCAGACCGAGATAAATTCAGAAATTGCCTCTATAACTTTTATAGACAGCGGAGTTTATTATGATCCTCTAGCAAAACCCGATCCCGATGTAACACTCTCAGCAGAAGAACGGCAAATCGGCGGACTTGGTATATATCTCGTCAAAAAAAGCATGGACTCAATGAATTACGAGCGCAGGGACGATAAAAATATTTTGACGATTACTAAGAGGCTTTCATAA